The following coding sequences are from one Brienomyrus brachyistius isolate T26 chromosome 2, BBRACH_0.4, whole genome shotgun sequence window:
- the LOC125709881 gene encoding zinc finger protein 462-like isoform X3, which produces MEVLQCDGCHFRADSYDDLKAHIQDVHTAFLQPTAVGDRSPEHSGSNSLNSLHQTEEDEQAELHSLDLDPEPLTGSSQTTHKRSVNQPSRSTTQFFQCKFCVRYFRSKSLLNDHTKRVHAVVSAASEGSSSPPQTSKQTSYSILMHEGMRKVFSCQYCTYKSPRRARILKHQKMFHKYILLDSPDNELATNSVMLPTQEASLELPEAVVQRSILESMVKPLTKSRGNFSCEWCGYQTLRRERWCDHMMKKHRNMVKIMSSIQQQDGDTSIDSPKPSSLHSPSSSPNSGLPSSSLNGKDVSPGNTGFMGSSESAARSTPAQVDGFSSCEYSQKKSKIPNSTGTSTLSERPTFVMSDVSNSAGDFEKSSVQGDSRSSSDDEAEDMDDTLAHLSDDSKKQLLSDEEYKILETKGIPFKKHMNRFQCPFCSFLTMHRQSISRHIEKIHLSGKKTLYKCDKCPFICTNPLRLGTHKQCHVETSSEWENMDDSLYIQDEEPMNGGNVSSKVSSKKSCGIAEIDPEKSYHCSLCSYSTTTLKGLRVHQQHKHSYCDNMKADPLDGSPNEQLHSEHEIYSSSSYVKKTQTSILGFSSKKLVVNKSARKSINDSPLDLSPVKKRTRIDEIANNLQSKISQSSQRDEAIINLEEMDEEEEEEENGENETDEDKVDVEVAQLSKKHCISRPRRKYSRKMKGTQEEGKRKLFLHEKLKSSSTLIQLTISDDDDNENECASSAGSKSLQDQAEKDSGGEVFRHGSDYSDDTATLFYCKHCEYQNKSARSVSTHYQRMHPYIKFNFRYILDPEDQSAVFRCLECFVEYTTFDDLNQHYIEHHPEAMNVLNFNQPDLVYKCRFCLYTSPNVRSLMPHYQRMHPTVKINNAMIFSSYVVEPRHKDSIESQTLREILNSGPKNFCNSSSGSKSSVQFSPVHKSFKSQEYYTETEVMKESVVNNVVVYDCDVCSFASPNMHSVLVHYQKKHPEQKASYFRIQKTMRIVSVDRAQASNNDSPDASSSDSLKTSNVIPMGVDEDIYYCKHCVYSNRSVVGVLVHYQKRHPEIKVTAKYIKHAPPTSGLMKLMEELQIAPPKQFLKSISNNGVDNSSRTKSGGDKGELEMLYFCQHCDYGNQTVKGVLIHYQKKHRDVKANADLVRRHTAVVRSQRERAQSNNSSVPAAISDSEATRPLRALKCRHCTYTSPYIYALKKHLKKDHPTVKATATTILHWAYQDGILEAGYHCEWCIYFHPEPNGLLMHYQKRHPEHNVDYTYMATKLWAGPDTSASQSVGNADSSKHYQCKDCAFQACSIWDITNHYQAVHPWAVKGDDSVLLDIIKGNLSSEKRQTSTKEDLSIISGQFNSHACEQGQEQSLDLAGQLTKIVSHQSFPSTSISNNPYQCTVCFSEYNSLHGLLTHYGKKHPGMKVKAADFAQETDINPSSVYKCRHCPYVNSRIHGVLTHYQKRHPQIKVTAEDFADDIEEVADANEGEEKYKSQRQGFGAYRCKMCPYTHGTLEKLKIHYEKYHNQPASDMFRPTFADLSSNMDETHVESSLADVEDATDFHAAFSEFSVDKGEKQSFRCQLCKYFCSTRKGIARHYRIKHNNVRAQPEGKNNVFKCALCSYTNPIRKGLAAHYQKRHHIDAYYTHCLAASKTATEKPSKVVVPAAEEQGPMLSEELRVAVEKRKCSLCSFQAFSRKSIVSHYIKRHPGVFPKKQHSSKLGRYFTIVYDKEPENPAEVEAKRATEEPCVTEQEDDSERLPFKCSRCFKLSFNTAELLCMHYTEHHSKDLKRDFATLAGPTGNGTDNYQCARCDLKFLSLPELGTHLASHNEDIRKQVERQERRKQLLNKQKGAEQLDGTPEKLENHASNVPIGYRCNFCVEVHPTLRAICNHLRKHVQYGETKAGRVKHEVPEIPVSAPGDGDPNGDLEEAEPVTLGLSPVSPEAAAAVATDAKPGMAEPEQRLGKLVAVSERRVEKRACGQCDRVFMSMQGLRSHERSHTAMAAALSRREDKYICQYCPFSSPFRHNLQRHILSHHRHRKPFLSKSAYLSRFKSHLNKAHPGENTYRCLSCPQSFMTISQLKEHSQEIHGEVLTLPRLRAATQSTVRPQRPARMGEKLPVTIDSTDATYTDPADVQQQQRSHYQQVVQSATPSPAPTPADAVLTCEFCEFSSGYMQSLRRHYRDRHGGKKLYKCKDCSYFTCYKSAFTMHVESGHSALPVEGPRDLHCPLCLYHTKVKSSMIDHVVLHRGTRCPALRQGLQSLLLPALSHGGLTAEGKKAAQASQLTVDYPSFDFLLPLSLSVACLSSPEERVVPLEVSRSKLSRHLQGVVFSCHKCTFTCSGDESLKQHLNKHGELKPYKCQLCFYDSGELEELEAHLRDEHKVICNFELVGRVNLDQLEAMMGKLSSTEEDEEDREEEEEEERDGELKEAEKAEAKGY; this is translated from the exons ATGGAAGTTCTACAGTGCGATGGCTGCCATTTCCGGGCTGATTCATACGATGACCTCAAGGCACACATCCAGGATGTTCACACAGCCTTCTTGCAACCAACAGCGGTCGGAGACAGGAGCCCAGAGCATTCTGGCTCCAACTCTCTCAACTCGCTCCACCAAACCGAGGAGGACGAGCAAGCCG AGCTCCATTCCTTGGACCTGGACCCTGAACCTCTTACTGGTTCATCACAGACTACTCACAAACGATCAGTGAACCAGCCCTCTAGGTCTACAACTCAGTTTTTCCAGTGCAAATTTTGTGTACGTTACTTTAGATCAAAATCACTCCTTAACGACCACACCAAAAGAGTACATGCAGTTGTCAGTGCAGCATCTGAGGGTAGTTCATCACCCCCACAAACCTCTAAGCAAACTAGCTACAGCATTCTCATGCATGAAGGTATGAGGAAGGTGTTCTCCTGCCAGTACTGCACATACAAATCTCCTCGACGTGCTCGGATTTTGAAACACCAGAAGATGTTTCATAAATATATCCTTTTGGACTCTCCTGATAACGAATTAGCCACAAATTCAGTTATGCTGCCTACCCAGGAAGCCAGTTTGGAATTACCAGAGGCGGTAGTACAACGTAGCATTTTGGAATCAATGGTCAAACCTCTTACAAAATCCAGGGGGAACTTTTCCTGTGAGTGGTGCGGATACCAGACACTTCGACGAGAGCGCTGGTGTGATCACATGATGAAAAAACACCGCAATATGGTTAAGATAATGTCATCAATCCAACAGCAAGATGGGGATACTAGTATCGATTCTCCCAAACCCAGCTCACTTCATTCTCCCAGTAGTAGTCCCAATTCTGGATTGCCATCCAGTAGCTTGAATGGTAAAGACGTGTCACCTGGCAACACTGGCTTTATGGGCTCCTCTGAAAGTGCAGCACGGTCCACCCCTGCACAAGTGGATGGTTTTTCATCTTGCGAGTATTCTCAGAAGAAATCTAAGATACCCAATAGTACAGGAACCTCTACTTTATCAGAGAGACCAACATTTGTTATGTCTGATGTATCTAACTCAGCAGGGGACTTTGAGAAAAGCAGTGTGCAGGGTGATTCCAGAAGTAGCTCAGATGATGAAGCAGAAGATATGGATGATACTCTTGCTCATTTATCTGATGATTCTAAAAAACAGCTGCTGTCTGATGAGGAGTATAAGATACTTGAAACAAAGGGAATACCATTCAAGAAGCATATGAACAGATTCCAATGTCCGTTTTGTTCATTCTTGACCATGCATCGTCAGAGCATTTCTCGTCACATCGAAAAAATCCATCTCTCTGGCAAGAAGACTCTATACAAATGTGACAAATGTCCCTTCATATGCACTAATCCACTCAGACTTGGCACTCATAAGCAGTGTCATGTGGAGACATCCTCTGAATGGGAAAACATGGATGACAGTCTGTACATCCAAGATGAAGAGCCAATGAATGGAGGAAATGTCAGCTCCAAAGTCTCCAGCAAAAAATCCTGTGGAATAGCGGAAATCGATCCAGAGAAGTCCTATCACTGCTCCCTCTGCAGCTACTCTACAACCACACTGAAAGGACTTCGTGTTCACCAGCAACACAAGCATTCTTACTGTGACAACATGAAGGCAGACCCTCTTGATGGTTCACCAAATGAGCAGCTGCACTCTGAACATGAAATCTATAGTTCTTCAAGCTATGTGAAAAAGACCCAAACATCTATTCTTGGATTTTCATCAAAAAAGCTTGTTGTCAATAAGAGCGCAAGGAAATCAATCAATGACTCCCCCCTCGATTTATCTCCGGTTAAGAAGAGAACCAGAATAGATGAAATTGCAAACAATCTACAAAGTAAAATCAGCCAAAGCTCACAAAGGGATGAGGCCATTATTAACCTAGAGGAGAtggatgaggaagaggaagaggaggagaatggTGAAAATGAAACGGATGAAGACAAAGTTGACGTTGAAGTCGCGCAACTGTCAAAGAAACACTGCATCTCTCGGCCACGTCGGAAGTACTCCAGAAAGATGAAGGGTACCCAAGAGGAGGGAAAACGGAAGCTTTTCCTTCACGAGAAACTGAAGTCTAGTAGCACGTTGATTCAGTTGACAATTTCAGATGATGACGACAATGAAAACGAGTGTGCCTCCTCAGCTGGGTCTAAAAGCTTGCAGGATCAAGCTGAAAAAGACAGTGGAGGGGAGGTTTTCCGGCATGGCAGTGATTACAGTGATGACACAGCCACCCTATTTTATTGCAAACATTGCGAGTATCAGAATAAATCAGCACGCAGTGTCAGCACTCATTATCAAAGAATGCACCCATATATCAAGTTTAATTTCCGATACATTTTAGATCCTGAAGATCAGAGTGCTGTTTTCCGGTGTTTGGAGTGCTTTGTAGAGTATACAACCTTTGATGATCTTAATCAGCACTACATAGAGCATCACCCTGAAGCCATGAATGTGCTCAACTTCAATCAGCCAGATCTGGTGTATAAGTGTCGATTCTGCTTGTATACCAGTCCAAATGTTAGAAGTCTGATGCCGCATTATCAAAGAATGCACCCTACAGTGAAAATAAACAACGCCATGATATTTTCCAGCTATGTTGTTGAGCCACGTCACAAAGATTCCATTGAGTCACAAACACTGAGGGAGATCTTAAACTCTGGTCCCAAGAACTTTTGTAATTCTTCAAGTGGATCCAAATCATCTGTGCAGTTTAGTCCAGTCCATAAGAGCTTCAAAAGTCAAGAGTACTACACGGAGACAGAAGTCATGAAAGAATCTGTGGTTAACAATGTAGTGGTGTATGACTGTGACGTCTGCTCTTTTGCCAGTCCAAACATGCATTCTGTCCTGGTTCATTATCAGAAAAAGCATCCAGAGCAGAAGGCATCGTACTTTCGTATTCAGAAAACAATGAGGATTGTCTCTGTAGATAGAGCTCAAGCTTCAAATAATGACTCGCCTGATGCGAGCAGCTCTGATTCCTTGAAGACATCCAATGTGATTCCTATGGGAGTGGATGAAGATATTTACTACTGCAAACACTGTGTGTACAGTAACCGGTCAGTTGTAGGTGTGCTTGTCCATTACCAAAAGAGGCATCCAGAAATAAAAGTGACTGCAAAATATATCAAGCATGCTCCCCCTACCTCTGGTCTAATGAAGTTAATGGAGGAGTTGCAGATTGCACCGCCAAAACAATTCTTGAAATCAATCAGCAATAATGGGGTGGATAATTCTTCCCGTACCAAGTCTGGTGGTGACAAAGGAGAGTTGGAAATGCTGTATTTTTGTCAGCATTGTGACTATGGGAACCAAACTGTCAAAGGAGTCTTGATCCATTACCAGAAAAAACACAGAGATGTGAAAGCAAATGCTGATTTGGTTCGAAGACATACTGCTGTAGTGCGGAGTCAGCGAGAGAGAGCTCAGTCCAATAATTCATCTGTCCCTGCTGCCATTTCTGATTCTGAGGCGACGAGGCCACTTCGGGCCTTAAAGTGCAGGCACTGCACTTACACATCTCCTTATATATACGCGCTGAAGAAACATTTAAAGAAGGACCACCCAACAGTGAAAGCTACAGCCACGACAATTTTGCACTGGGCTTATCAAGATGGCATATTGGAGGCTGGGTACCACTGTGAGTGGTGCATCTATTTCCATCCAGAACCAAATGGACTTCTCATGCATTACCAAAAGCGTCACCCTGAGCACAATGTGGATTACACGTACATGGCCACCAAATTATGGGCAGGACCCGACACCTCAGCCTCTCAGTCAGTAGGAAATGCTGACTCCTCCAAGCATTACCAATGCAAAGATTGTGCCTTTCAAGCCTGTTCCATCTGGGACATCACCAACCACTACCAGGCTGTTCACCCTTGGGCTGTCAAAGGTGATGACTCTGTACTGCTTGATATCATCAAAGGTAACCTGTCCTCAGAAAAAAGGCAGACTTCCACAAAAGAAGATCTCTCCATTATTTCCGGCCAGTTTAACAGTCATGCTTGTGAGCAGGGCCAAGAACAGTCATTGGATCTCGCTGGGCAGCTGACAAAAATCGTCTCGCATCAGTCATTTCCCAGCACATCAATTTCAAATAACCCATATCAGTGCACTGTTTGTTTCTCAGAGTACAACAGCCTTCATGGTCTTCTAACTCATTATGGCAAAAAGCACCCTGGCATGAAAGTAAAGGCAGCTGATTTTGCACAGGAAACTGACATCAATCCCAGCTCGGTCTACAAGTGTCGGCATTGTCCATATGTGAACTCTCGTATACATGGGGTGCTGACTCACTACCAGAAGAGGCATCCTCAAATTAAAGTTACTGCTGAGGATTTCGCAGATGACATTGAAGAAGTTGCAGATGCTAACGAAGGGGAAGAAAAGTACAAATCTCAGAGGCAGGGGTTTGGTGCTTATAGGTGCAAAATGTGTCCATATACTCACGGAACATTAGAAAAACTGAAGATTCACTATGAGAAATATCACAATCAGCCAGCTTCAGATATGTTCAGGCCTACGTTTGCAGATCTTTCTAGCAACATGGATGAAACGCATGTTGAAAGTAGTCTAGCAGACGTGGAAGATGCTACTGATTTTCATGCGGCATTCTCTGAGTTTTCAGTTGACAAAGGTGAAAAGCAATCATTTAGATGTCAACTTTGCAAGTATTTCTGCTCCACCAGGAAAGGTATAGCACGCCACTATCGCATTAAACACAACAATGTCCGGGCGCAACCTGAGGGTAAGAACAATGTCTTTAAGTGTGCTCTCTGCTCTTATACAAACCCCATTCGCAAAGGCCTGGCAGCGCACTACCAAAAGCGACATCACATTGACGCGTACTACACTCACTGCTTGGCTGCGTCTAAGACCGCCACAGAGAAGCCCAGTAAAGTGGTGGTTCCTGCAGCTGAAGAGCAAGGCCCCATGCTGAGCGAGGAGCTCAGGGTTGCCGTGGAGAAGAGGAAATGCTCCCTCTGTTCTTTTCAGGCTTTCAGCAGGAAGAGCATTGTCTCCCATTACATCAAGCGTCACCCTGGCGTTTTCCCCAAAAAGCAGCATTCTAGTAAGCTTGGGCGGTACTTCACTATAGTGTACGACAAGGAACCTGAGAATCCTGCCGAGGTGGAAGCAAAGAGGGCGACCGAGGAGCCCTGCGTGACGGAGCAGGAGGACGATTCAGAGAGGCTGCCGTTCAAATGCAGCAGGTGCTTCAAGCTGTCGTTCAATACAGCCGAGCTGCTCTGCATGCACTACACCGAGCATCATAGCAAGGACCTGAAGCGAGACTTCGCCACCCTGGCTGGCCCCACGGGAAATGGCACCGACAACTACCAGTGTGCCCGATGCGACCTCAAGTTCCTCAGTCTCCCAGAACTCGGTACCCACTTAGCCAGCCACAATGAAGATATCCGAAAGCAGGTGGAGCGTCAAGAGAGAAGGAAACAGCTCCTTAACAAGCAGAAGGGAGCCGAACAGCTGGACGgcaccccagaaaag CTGGAGAACCATGCCAGTAATGTCCCAATAGGGTACAGGTGCAACTTTTGTGTGGAAGTCCATCCCACTCTCAGGGCCATCTGCAACCACCTGAGGAAGCATGTCCAGTATGGAGAGACCAAGGCAGGCCGTGTGAAG catgAAGTTCCAGAAATACCAGTGTCTGCACCAGGCGACGGAGACCCGAATGGTGACTTGGAAGAGGCGGAGCCCGTCACCCTCGGGTTGAGTCCAGTTTCGCCTGAGGCAGCCGCTGCCGTGGCAACTGACGCCAAGCCCGGAATGGCGGAGCCAGAGCAGAGATTGGGCAAACTGGTGGCCGTCAGCGAGAGGCGGGTGGAAAAGCGCGCATGTGGCCAGTGCGACCGCGTGTTCATGTCCATGCAGGGTCTGCGTTCACACGAGAGGAGCCACACGGCAATGGCAGCAGCCCTGAGCAGGCGGGAAGACAAGTACATCTGCCAGTACTGCCCGTTCAGCTCCCCCTTCAGGCACAA CCTCCAGCGACACATTTTGTCGCACCATCGACACCGCAAGCCCTTCCTCTCCAAGTCTGCCTACCTGAGCCGTTTCAAAAGCCACCTGAACAAAGCCCATCCAG GTGAGAACACATACAGGTGCTTGTCTTGCCCTCAGTCCTTCATGACCATCAGCCAGCTGAAGGAGCATTCCCAGGAGATCCACGGAGAGGTGCTCACCCTCCCCAGGCTCCGTGCTGCCACTCAGTCGACAGTCCGTCCGCAGCGGCCCGCCCGGATGGGCGAGAAACTCCCCGTCACCATCGACtccactg ATGCGACGTATACAGACCCTGCGGatgtgcagcagcagcagcgcaGCCACTACCAGCAGGTGGTGCAGTCTGCCACGCCCAGCCCAGCCCCGACGCCTGCAGACGCAGTGCTCACCTGTGAATTCTGCGAGTTCAGCTCTGGCTACATGCAGAGCCTGCGCAGACACTACCGCGACCGTCACGGTGGCAAGAAACTCTACAAGTGCAAAGACTGCTCCTACTTCACTTGCTATAA